Proteins found in one Eretmochelys imbricata isolate rEreImb1 chromosome 9, rEreImb1.hap1, whole genome shotgun sequence genomic segment:
- the POLR2D gene encoding DNA-directed RNA polymerase II subunit RPB4, protein MAAGGSEARVADVEEDASQLVFPKEFETAETLLNSEVHMLLEHRKQQNESAEDEQELSEVFMKTLNYTARFSRFKNRETIASVRSLLLQKKLHKFELACLANLCPETAEEAKALIPSLEGRFEDEELQQILDDIQTKRSFQY, encoded by the exons ATGGCGGCCGGAGGCAGCGAGGCCCGGGTCGCGGACGTGGAGGAGGACGCCTCGCAGCTCGTCTTCCCCAAAG AATTTGAAACTGCTGAGACGCTTCTAAATTCAGAAGTGCACATGCTTCTTGAGCATCGTAAACAACAGAATGAGAGTGCTGAGGATGAGCAGGAGCTTTCGGAAGTCTTCATGAAAACTCTGAACTACACGGCTCGCTTCAGCCGCTTCAAAAACCGGGAGACCATTGCCAGCGTCCGCAG TTTGTTGCTCCAGAAAAAGCTCCATAAATTTGAATTGGCGTGTTTGGCTAATTTGTGTCCTGAGACAGCTGAGGAGGCCAAGGCTTTGATTCCCAG CCTAGAGGGCCGGTTTGAAGATGAGGAGCTACAGCAGATTCTTGATGACATTCAGACCAAACGAAGCTTCCAGTACTAG